GTGCGGGAAAACGACGTTACTCCGAATGTTGGCTCGGCTGGACCATCCGACCGTAGGGGAGGTTCGATTCGCAGAACCTGCCGGCCGGGTTGTGCTCGTGCCTCAGGAAATCTCGGGAGCCGTCGCACCTTGGCTGACGGTTCGCAAGAATTTGGAACTGGCCGCGCGCAACCATCCCAACGACCTCACTCCTGACGAAGTGTGGCAGCTGGTCGGTGCCCCCACGGAACTGAGCCGGTACCCCTACCAGCTCAGCGGCGGCCAGCTCCAGATTCTCGCGATTGCAATGGCGGTGGCCGCGCACGCCTCGCTGTGGCTCTACGATGAATCGTTCCGCGGCCTGGACATTTCGTTCAAATGGGAGCTGTTCCGCACGCTCCGCAGGATTGCCGCGGAGCGAAACGTCAATGTGATCTTTGTCACCCACAACGCGGCAGATGCCGCAACGTTCGCCAATCGCATTCTCATCTTGGGCGGACGACCGGCCACGATGATCGCGGACCGGGCTGGGCTGGCGGACTCGTTCCCGCCGCTGAAGGGATTTGCGGACCCACGCGTGATTGAAATGACCGCACACATCGCGCAGGCCATCGTCACCGCCCAGTATGCGCCAGTTTCCGAGTAAGCAGAGCGTACTGGGGGTGGCCCTCGCGATCGCGATCATTGGGGGGTGGGTGTTGCTGTCGGCCGGAGGTCGCATCTCTCCGAGCCTGCTGCCCGCACCGTGGACGGTCGCAAAAACGCTGGCCGACGAATGGAACTCCGGCAAGCTGAGCGCTCATCTCCTCGCGACCACTAGCCGCGTGCTCTCGGCGTCCGCGGTCGGTGCCGCAATCTCCACCCTCATCGCGGGCCTCTGTTTGCTGTTTCCATCATGGGCAGGTACCGCCTCACGGCTGGCCGACTTTCTGAGATCCGTACCGGTACTGGCGCTCTATCCGCTGTTTCTTCTGCTGCTCGGTCCCGGTCCGCACACGATCGTGTCCTCCGCTGCCTGGATCGTTGCGCTGATTCTCGTCTCCCACATGATCCATGGCCTTCAGGCGGCTCGGGTGCAACGGCTGGAATTTTACCGTCTGCTCGGCCTGTCCAACATGTCGGTGCTCTTTTGGTTGCGATTCCCCGAGGCGTTGCCGTCCCTGCTGTCCGGTCTGCGCATTGCGCTGTCCCTGGCGTTCGCGGTGGTGGTCGCACTCGAGATGTTGACCACGCCCGGCCGCGGTCTCGGCCAGCAGGTCTATGAAGCTTCTCTCCTCTTTCGCACCGCCATTCTGTATGCCTACATCATGCTGACCGGCGCGGTGGGAATGATGCTGAACCTGGTCACCAGCATACTGGAAACCCGTGTCGTCCACTGGAGGGGACATTAGCCATGATCGAAACACT
The DNA window shown above is from Kiritimatiellia bacterium and carries:
- a CDS encoding ATP-binding cassette domain-containing protein; amino-acid sequence: MSKSFGTRQVLHDVSVDIYGGFTAIMGPTGCGKTTLLRMLARLDHPTVGEVRFAEPAGRVVLVPQEISGAVAPWLTVRKNLELAARNHPNDLTPDEVWQLVGAPTELSRYPYQLSGGQLQILAIAMAVAAHASLWLYDESFRGLDISFKWELFRTLRRIAAERNVNVIFVTHNAADAATFANRILILGGRPATMIADRAGLADSFPPLKGFADPRVIEMTAHIAQAIVTAQYAPVSE
- a CDS encoding ABC transporter permease subunit, encoding MRQFPSKQSVLGVALAIAIIGGWVLLSAGGRISPSLLPAPWTVAKTLADEWNSGKLSAHLLATTSRVLSASAVGAAISTLIAGLCLLFPSWAGTASRLADFLRSVPVLALYPLFLLLLGPGPHTIVSSAAWIVALILVSHMIHGLQAARVQRLEFYRLLGLSNMSVLFWLRFPEALPSLLSGLRIALSLAFAVVVALEMLTTPGRGLGQQVYEASLLFRTAILYAYIMLTGAVGMMLNLVTSILETRVVHWRGH